The genome window TTTGGCTCGTTGCTGGTCTATGCCGTTACAGAGATTGCCCACTGGCTTGGCGCGGGCTGGAGCGGTGTGCTTATGTTCTTTCCCGTCATGATCTGCGCCATGGTACCCTTTATTCATGCCACGCAGGGGGCATGGGCCGTAGTGCGCATATACCGTGGGCTTATGGCCGGATGGTTCGGCTGTATTGCGTTTGCCGCCATTGTTATGGCTCTGGTTGAGCACACGCCGCTGTGGTTTTGCTATGTGTTGGCTACTGCTGCTGCTCTTGGGGCCAGTGCCTGTGTAACATTGGTGCAGAAACGCAAAAAGGCCGCCTGAGTTTTACTGGCGGCCTTTTTTAGTGATTTTACAGGAAGGCGGGCGTATTTGGCGTGTGCTACTGGCTGCTTACGCCTGCATGTGCTGAATCATGCATCCGCTGGCTGCGTGCAGCCGTATTGCATTTGCCACCATTGAACCCGCTTAGCGGGCGTCTCTTTACCTTTAAGAGTGTGTACTCTCAAGGGTATGCAGCTCTGGCTCTGGTTTGCTGCCTGCCCGTTTTCTATGCATCTAGAGCAGAGTAACTTTGAAAATATGTATTTTCAAAGTTTAATACACGTGAACTCACGCCAGGTTACGGCACGTTGCGCTTTTGTGCAGCGTTAGAGCAGCTAACCATTTTCAAAGCTAAAATGCTTTAGCCCTTGGGCCTGTCGCCAATGGCTGCGGTGATGAGCGCTTCTGCTGCCAGTTTTCCGTCCACAAAGGCGCGGGCTTCCATTTTGCAGAGCTTGAGCTTCATGCGCAGGTTGGAACATTCAAGTTCCAGGCGGTCGCCCGGCACTACCTGCCGACGGAACTTCACGCCGTCCAGGCCGGTGAAAAGGAAAAGCTTGTCGTCCAGACTTTCCATTCCGGCAGTAGCCAGCAGGCCGCCTGTTTGGGCCAGAGCTTCAAGGATGAGCACGCCGGGCATGATGGGGGCATCGGGAAAGTGTCCCTGAAAAAACGGCTCATTGAATGTGACGTTTTTGTATGCCTTGATGTGTGAACCCGTCACGCATTCCACCACTCTGTCCACCAGCAGAAAAGGGTAGCGGTGGGGCAGCAGGCGCAATATGCGCTGTATGTCCATGCTCTGGGTCTGAGGGGCTGATTCCTGCATGTGGCCTCCTGGGGCAGTTTGGCGTGGCGAGGGCAGCGGGCCGCCATTGACCACTGATATTCATGAAGCTTCAAGGGGGCATACCAGTCCAAAACCGAGCTCATACGTCCGGCCCGGTGGATGCCGCCAAATAAAAAGCCTCCCGCCCCGTCAGGGTCGAGAGGCCGTATCGTAATGCCGAAAAGCGGTTATTTTTTGCCGCTTTTGTCGTTCTTCTTTTCTTTGTAGAGCTTGTTCACTTCAGTGAGCACGTCCTGCGTCAGATCCATAGACTGATCGGCATACAGAACGCCGCCGGCGGTTACGTCGACAACAAAGTTAAAGCCCTTGGCGCGAGCCACTTCATAGGTGGCGCTGAAAACCAGGGTAACCATATCTTGACGCAGCTTCACTTCTTCCTGTTCAACCTTGCGCAGGAAGTTGCGGGTCTTCTGATCCAGATCCTGCTTGGAGCGGATGAATTCAAGCTTCTTTTCTTCGCTGACCTTGGGATTCTTGAGCGATTCAGCCTTTTTCTTCAGGGCCTCACCCTGCTTTTCAAGAGCTGAACGTTCTTTGCCAAATTTGTCTTCCATCAGCTTTTTGGCAGCTTCGGCGGGTTCACTCTGGGTGGCCACCGTTTGCATGTCTACAACGCCAATTTTGGCGGCGGGCACGGCATTGCTGTCAGCCGCAAAGGCCGTTCCGGCCAAGAGCATGCAGACCGCGAGGGTCATCATCAAAACCTTGCGCATTTAAAGTACTCCTTCCCCGATTGCTGTTTTTATATCTCGTCCTTGCGGATTTGGGATGACCCTTGCGCCGTAAGAAACTGTATAATTGTGTGGAATTTGCGTCCCTTGTCCGCTTTGCACAAGCAGGTAGGGGGTGTTTACCGCACCAGTGCAACTGAGCCTTATCTTTCTAATATGCTTATGCGGCACGCATTTCAAATCCCTGCATCACATAGCACCAGCGCTTTCGGGCGTCAAGGAGTTCTGGGCTGTCCGTTTTTTTAACAGTCGATCCTTGTATGCAAGTATGCCTTCAGCCAGCCCTTCAGCCAGCGCCAGACGGTATTTGGCATTGGCGAGATTGCGTGCTTCATCGGCATGGGTGCAGTAACCAAGTTCTACAAGAACCGCTGGCATCTGCGCACCAAGAAGAACATGAAACGGTGCAGATTTGACGCCGTTATTGCGGACTGTATATTCGCGTTTCTTCAATCTAAAAAGAGTAAGTCTCTGAACATCTTGAGCAAGTTTGCGTGATTCATCAACTCTTGTATTCAGCATTACATCGGCCAGCATCTTTTGCATGTCACCAAGGCGGTGATCGCTGCCCGTATTTTCTAAAGCTGCTACACGAGCTGAATCTGTATTTTCGGCCAGATCAAGGTAGTAGGTTTCAAAGCCGTTGACGGATTTGTCATCATTGGCGTTGACGTGAATGGACACAAAAAGATCTGCGCCTGCTGCGTTGGCCCTGGTTGTGCGTTCGCGAAGGGAAAGGCCGGTATCGTTGGTGCGGCTGTAAACGACTTCCACACCGTTGGCTTGCAGCAGCCGGCCAAGAGTTGTCGCCACGTCCAGAGTAATAACGCGCTCAAGAATGCCATTGTGGCTGGTGCCGGGGTCGCGGCCGCCATGCCCGGCGTCAATGAAGACCGTGCGCACGGTAAGGCCCAGCTGGCGGGCCATGTCATTGACGTGGCGCGGTTCGCTTGCGCTGGCATCCGCCTTGGGGGAGGCGTCCTGTTGGGCAAAGCCCGCGCTTGCGCCCTGGCGAGGCGGCAGGGGGGTACTTCCGGCCGCTACGCGCAAGATGATACGGCAGGGGTTGCTCTCCAACTGCGTATCAAAGCGCCGGACATCCCTGAAACTGAACTGCATTATGGCACCGCCGCCTTTGCGGTCGCGCACGCGCACGGACTGCAACAGGCTGCCCTTTACAGTGACGCCCTGGCTTACATCCTTGACCACAGAAGCGTCTTCGAATTCAAGGTACAGGCTGGATGCCGCGCCTTTTTTGCCTTCTTCAAGCTTGGCGCGGTAGCGGGCCGGGGCCGAAAGATCCAGTACAATTTCTACGGAATTTTTATTCAGGGAATTCCACGAGAGCATATGAACTTCGGGCGAAGTGTCGCGTGCAGAAGCCGCGCCGGATTTGGCACTTGCAGGGTCTGCATTTTCCGCCACGCCTGTAAGGCGCGCACGCATGGTTTTAGCCTGTGGCAGCATGTCGCCGTGTGAGTAGAGAGTGGCAATGGCGTCCAGCAATTCAAGGGCTTCGCCCGGCTGGTTCAGTCGGTCTGCGTCAATGGCGGCTGCCCGCAAAAGGGCGTCATCGGCCAGGGCGCTTTTGGGAAATTCCTGCGCGAGGCTCAGGTAAAGGTCGCGCGCCTGCCGGTATTCTGCCGCAAGGTGAGAGCAGTTGGCCAGAGATTCCTGGCTGGACGCTGCGCGAAAGAGCGCGCCGGGCGATATGGCCCAGTTCTTACGGCTTTGATAGATAAGCAGAAACTCTGCCGCCAGTTCTTCCCACGGCTGCCTCCAGCAAGAGCGGATCTTGTCTGCGCTCAGGGCTTCCATATCGGATTTGGCTTTGCGGTAGCGGGGCAAAAGCTGATCCTGCGGCAAAAGAGCGGCTGGGGAAGCTGCCAGTTTGGAGGCGGGTGTGGTTTGCCCGGCAGTGGCAGAGGGGGCTTCATCTGAGCGCTTTTTGTCTTTGTCCTGCGTAGAAGCGGGCATTGCTGCCGAAGGAGAACTGTCTTCCACGGCGGGCTTGCTTTCCGCGGCGGCTATCTGCCGGGCTTCGGGCGCAGTGCGCCCTTGTGCCGAGGCTTGCAGGGTCTTTTCCAGAGCCAGAGCCTCGGGCAGCATGTCGCCCTTGGGGTATTGACTTTTGATGCGGTTGAGTAGTTCGAGAGCACCCTTGTCGTCCTTGAACCAGGCGGCACGAAGTTTGGCCGCGTGGAAAAGAGCATCGTCAGCCAGGCGGCTGTCGGCATGGCGCAGAGCCACGGCCTCATAGCACTCTATGGCTTTGCGGGCATCTGCCTTGGCAAAGGAGCGGCGGGCCAGTTCTTCAAGGCTTTCTGCCGCGCGGAAAAGCGCCGCAGGGCGGTTGGGCCAGCCGGGGTCAGCATCGTAGATGGCACGAAATTCCGCAGCAAGCTTTTCCCACGGTTCACGCAGGTTGGCTCGCTTCACGTCCATGCGCAGGCTTTCGATTCCCGCCTTGGCGGTATCATAGCGCTTGGCAGTTGGCGGCAGGGAAGTGTAGCCGGTGTCATAGAAGAAAACCACCAGCAGGCAGAGGGCCAGCAAGAAAAACAGTGGCGGCGCAAGACGCTTTAAGCCGTGCCTTGGCTGGGTCATTGCCCCTGAGCCATGGGCATTATCCGCAGGCCTGTCTTTGGGCCGCTGCTGAGGGCTTTTGGGTTGGGTCTTGGCTTGAGCGCCACCCTGGATTTGGGATGCTTTTGCTTTACTGGCCACGGGGCTTTCCTTACGTGTGCTTGATCGCGGTTGTCATTTTAGTGACAGTCCGTCTGTGACATCCTTATGCCTTTGCGGCGGCAGATTGCTGTTATATGGCCTGCAGTTATTTGGCAGGCACTGACATGTAAACAACTTTTGCACAATATATGCCAAAAAATCGTGAGATGCAAAAAAGCGTGGCGCGGATTTGAAACCCGCGCCACGCGTGCATTTAAGTTCAGCCAGCTTTCAGGAAGTTCTTAATGGTTCGTGATTATTTCACGGCCTAGAAGAACTGGCCCATGCTGAATTCGATTCTGCCGGGGGGCATTTCTTTGTCGTAGTCCTGCACCAGGGGAATGCCGTAGGCTATGCGAAGGTCGCCCATCGGT of Desulfovibrio intestinalis contains these proteins:
- the fabZ gene encoding 3-hydroxyacyl-ACP dehydratase FabZ; its protein translation is MQESAPQTQSMDIQRILRLLPHRYPFLLVDRVVECVTGSHIKAYKNVTFNEPFFQGHFPDAPIMPGVLILEALAQTGGLLATAGMESLDDKLFLFTGLDGVKFRRQVVPGDRLELECSNLRMKLKLCKMEARAFVDGKLAAEALITAAIGDRPKG
- a CDS encoding OmpH family outer membrane protein → MRKVLMMTLAVCMLLAGTAFAADSNAVPAAKIGVVDMQTVATQSEPAEAAKKLMEDKFGKERSALEKQGEALKKKAESLKNPKVSEEKKLEFIRSKQDLDQKTRNFLRKVEQEEVKLRQDMVTLVFSATYEVARAKGFNFVVDVTAGGVLYADQSMDLTQDVLTEVNKLYKEKKNDKSGKK
- a CDS encoding N-acetylmuramoyl-L-alanine amidase, with the translated sequence MASKAKASQIQGGAQAKTQPKSPQQRPKDRPADNAHGSGAMTQPRHGLKRLAPPLFFLLALCLLVVFFYDTGYTSLPPTAKRYDTAKAGIESLRMDVKRANLREPWEKLAAEFRAIYDADPGWPNRPAALFRAAESLEELARRSFAKADARKAIECYEAVALRHADSRLADDALFHAAKLRAAWFKDDKGALELLNRIKSQYPKGDMLPEALALEKTLQASAQGRTAPEARQIAAAESKPAVEDSSPSAAMPASTQDKDKKRSDEAPSATAGQTTPASKLAASPAALLPQDQLLPRYRKAKSDMEALSADKIRSCWRQPWEELAAEFLLIYQSRKNWAISPGALFRAASSQESLANCSHLAAEYRQARDLYLSLAQEFPKSALADDALLRAAAIDADRLNQPGEALELLDAIATLYSHGDMLPQAKTMRARLTGVAENADPASAKSGAASARDTSPEVHMLSWNSLNKNSVEIVLDLSAPARYRAKLEEGKKGAASSLYLEFEDASVVKDVSQGVTVKGSLLQSVRVRDRKGGGAIMQFSFRDVRRFDTQLESNPCRIILRVAAGSTPLPPRQGASAGFAQQDASPKADASASEPRHVNDMARQLGLTVRTVFIDAGHGGRDPGTSHNGILERVITLDVATTLGRLLQANGVEVVYSRTNDTGLSLRERTTRANAAGADLFVSIHVNANDDKSVNGFETYYLDLAENTDSARVAALENTGSDHRLGDMQKMLADVMLNTRVDESRKLAQDVQRLTLFRLKKREYTVRNNGVKSAPFHVLLGAQMPAVLVELGYCTHADEARNLANAKYRLALAEGLAEGILAYKDRLLKKRTAQNSLTPESAGAM